From Ignavibacteria bacterium, one genomic window encodes:
- a CDS encoding PaaI family thioesterase, with protein MNPTTFTVRNPDFRKTILGHLERQEFMKHIGCTLTLIEPGHVEAEILLTKEHQQQIGLVHGGVTATIADVAAGFAGFTLVGPDEHTVTAEIKISYLRKGRGNRLRAVGRVLKAGSSFHFCEADVFCEDENGVEVLIARATTTMAVIQVTRY; from the coding sequence ATGAACCCAACGACCTTTACCGTCCGCAACCCTGATTTTCGAAAGACCATCCTAGGCCATCTAGAACGTCAGGAATTCATGAAACATATCGGTTGCACCCTCACCTTGATCGAACCCGGCCATGTTGAAGCTGAGATACTCCTTACTAAGGAGCACCAGCAGCAGATAGGCTTGGTTCACGGCGGGGTAACGGCAACCATCGCCGATGTTGCTGCTGGCTTCGCCGGTTTCACCCTCGTTGGTCCCGACGAACACACAGTGACCGCCGAGATCAAGATCTCCTACCTTCGAAAGGGAAGGGGCAATCGCCTCCGGGCCGTTGGGCGGGTGCTGAAGGCGGGATCGTCGTTCCATTTCTGCGAGGCAGATGTCTTCTGCGAGGATGAGAACGGAGTGGAGGTGCTGATCGCACGGGCAACAACGACGATGGCAGTCATACAAGTTACTAGGTACTAG
- a CDS encoding DUF2236 domain-containing protein, protein MEPKAFSREEWRVLRQTTDREGMSAANEVMTSSAHWTYLHKIDDWDTPGSEPSADMPEAVVTLLQDTSLPEWIASIPDLPGAMERSCDLFQEYATEFILALLCKSLPECYAAGRGSDVLVYTGQLGEPVRGHPGADDAMVRRVMETAVFVRNVMIHENWTNSLVAIRTIQKIRMFHCGIRVMIDKRNAAHSKPWDFAELGQPINQMDMAGTLLTFSQQSCRGARALGVDVSEQQERDFILHWIVIGHHLGINEEVLRAIHTRPSDVWDDIAELEFGLTPLKSGLTLVNALQNFIERHVFTDVQFLHVSSLLMEDLMEPRAQKVVLTGAFARNDAHTFERLVAYLLKTLHKILLSLPFTRRSTIRRLGMGLIETTIERWANGRKPVITIENELEEYARG, encoded by the coding sequence ATGGAACCGAAGGCGTTTTCGAGGGAAGAATGGCGCGTTCTGCGTCAAACCACAGATAGAGAGGGTATGTCGGCAGCCAATGAGGTTATGACCTCATCAGCGCATTGGACGTACCTGCATAAGATCGACGATTGGGACACTCCGGGCTCTGAGCCCTCGGCAGACATGCCGGAAGCAGTTGTCACGTTGTTACAGGACACTTCCCTGCCGGAATGGATCGCCTCGATCCCCGACCTCCCCGGCGCAATGGAACGGTCTTGCGATCTCTTTCAAGAGTATGCTACCGAGTTTATTCTTGCACTCCTATGTAAGTCACTTCCGGAGTGTTATGCTGCCGGACGTGGGTCAGACGTATTGGTCTATACCGGTCAACTAGGCGAACCCGTCCGCGGACATCCAGGGGCGGATGATGCCATGGTCCGACGGGTGATGGAAACAGCGGTCTTTGTACGCAACGTGATGATCCATGAGAACTGGACCAATTCCCTCGTGGCCATTCGCACGATCCAAAAGATCCGCATGTTCCATTGCGGTATCCGCGTGATGATCGACAAGCGCAACGCTGCCCATAGCAAGCCGTGGGATTTTGCCGAGCTGGGGCAGCCGATCAATCAAATGGATATGGCCGGCACACTTCTCACGTTCTCTCAACAGTCGTGCAGGGGCGCTCGGGCCTTGGGAGTTGATGTTTCGGAGCAACAAGAACGGGATTTCATCCTGCATTGGATCGTGATCGGTCATCACCTCGGGATCAATGAAGAAGTATTGCGAGCTATCCATACTCGGCCTTCCGACGTCTGGGACGATATCGCAGAGTTAGAGTTCGGTCTTACACCTTTGAAGTCGGGACTCACTCTTGTAAATGCGTTGCAGAACTTCATTGAGCGCCATGTCTTTACTGATGTGCAGTTCCTTCATGTATCATCCCTCCTGATGGAGGATCTCATGGAGCCCCGTGCACAGAAGGTAGTCTTGACTGGAGCATTTGCCCGCAATGATGCACACACGTTCGAGAGACTCGTTGCCTACTTGCTGAAGACACTCCACAAGATTCTGTTGTCCCTGCCATTCACACGTCGCAGTACGATCCGCCGGCTCGGTATGGGGCTTATTGAAACTACCATTGAGCGATGGGCAAATGGTCGCAAACCCGTTATCACGATCGAAAACGAATTAGAGGAGTACGCACGTGGTTGA